GCGTCCGGGAAGTCGTTCTGACCGAGGTCGGCGGCGAAAGCGATCACTTCGCAGTCGTAGTTTTCCTTGAGCCAGGGGATGATGATGGAAGTATCGAGTCCACCGCTATAGGCGAGGACAACCTTCTTCTTGGATTCTTTCTTAGCCATTTTTAGTTTCCTTTGAGAAAATTTTAGACGAGAAAAATATAGAATAGACGAGAGACGAAAGACGAGAGACGAGAGAAAAAAATTTCGAAAAATTCGTTTTTTGAGGGAGGCCCGCTATTTCTTTGCGGTGCTATCCTTCGGGAGCGGCGCCATCAGCTGCCTAAGCGAATCCACCAGCACGCTATCCTTCTTGGGGAACATGTTCTGGTAAATCACGGCACGACGCTTGGCCATGAACTGACTTTCGCGCATGTTCGGATGGTGCTTGCCGGGGCTTGCGAGCATGGCGGCCAGATTGATTGCCTGGTCCACGCTAATCTTGGAGCAGCTTTTCTTGTAGTACGCGAGACACGCTTCCTGGCAACCAAAAATATCCTTGCCCCACTGGGCGTAATTCAGGTAAAGTTCCAGAATGCGGTCCTTGCCGAGTTCATGTTCCATCAGCAAGGCATACGCCAACTCCTTGAACTTGCGGTTGAACGAACGTTCCCCGCTCAGGAAAAGGTTCTTCGCGAGCTGCTGCGTAATCGTGGAGCCGCCGAACTTGGTCTTCCCCGCCACCTGGTTTGCATCAAGCGCTTCGGCAATGGCACGCACGTCGAATCCCGGATGGAAATAGAAGCCGGCGTCTTCGCTTGCAATCACAGCCTTGCGCAGGTACGGGCTAATGGAATCGAGCGGAACATAGGTGTGCTTGATTTGCAAGTTCGGACTCGAATCGCGCAGGGCCTCCATGTACTTGCTCATTTCGGGCTGGGTATCCTTGAGTTCCTCGACCCCTTCGTAAATTTCGTAACCGTAAATGAACGCACGGTACAGGGCGTACGAGGCCGCCACGGAGAATACCGCCGAATAAATGATTAGAATCAGCAACGCCTGGCGGATAATGAAATTAATCGTCCGGTAAAGCCACTTGATAATGAATCCAGTCACCTTTGCAAACGTGGTGTTCGTGAACCACTTGAAAAAGTCCTTGACCTTACCAAAATACAATTTCACCTTATCCATTACTTCTTTCCTCCGAACCAGTCATTGATGTCCTCGCCCTCTTTCATGGCCGTGGGCAAGTTTTCCATTCCTTCGCCCAAAATTACATTATGAATGCCCGCTTGCGTAAACAATTTGCCGATATATTCCATTCCAGAGCGGCCCGCCTCGTCGTGATCTAGACAAAGTACCACATTCTTGTTCTTGAAAAGGTTCAGCCATTCCACCTTGAAGCTCCGTACGCCGGGAATGCCCACCGCATTGATTTTTTGCCCTAAAAACGTGAGCGTATCGACCACGCCCTCGCACAGGTAGACCCAACCCGGCTTCTGGTCCAGCGCCGACATGTTGTAGGGGTAAGGCACCGTACCGCGCAAGTTGAGTTCCTTGGGAACGACCGTATTGTCGATAGCCCGCGACTGAAAATAGAAGGCACGGCGCTGCGTATCGAGATACGGGAAAATCAGCGGATGCTTGTAGTAGCGCAAATGCCCCTTATCGTTAAAGAGCCCCACGTACTTCAGCACCTCTTCGCCGAAATCCGCCTTGAGGCTATTGTTTACCTCTTCGTAATTGGAAATGGTACGCAAAAGCATCTTGTCCCATACAGGCTTGTAGATGCGGCGGCGGGCAAGCCACTTGGCCGCAGGCGTATTATCGACAGGACTCAGGCGCTTAAGGAACGAGAGGATGATTTTCTTGTGTTCGTCTTCGGAAACCAGCGGCGGTTCTTCGGGTTCAGGCGGGCGGACCATTTCGGGCACCGACGAATGACTTTGCGACGAACGCAAATTCTGCGGAGAGCTTCCCAGAGCTTGTTGACGCCCCGAAGCAGAGGATTGCGCACGTTCCAACACGCGATCCATTTCTTTACGGGCAGAGGGCGGCACCAAAAACGGATACTGTTCCATCAGCCAACTGAGCGCCTCGACAAAGCTGCAATCCTTCACGAGCTGCACAAGCGTTATCACGTCGCCACGGACATCGTCACAAACCCAGCAACGAAAATAGCCGCGTTCTTCGGAAATCGAAACCGAAGGCGTACGGTCGCCATGCGTATGGCGTTGCGGGAAAAAACATCTGAAGCGACCATGAGAAACCGAAATTCCCAGGCTCTGCGCGACAGACGTTATCGAAATCGCCGACTTGAATTGTTTCAGTTCCTCATTAGTCATAGCAGGAATTATAGAAAAAGACCGGCAAAGCCGGTCTCTGTTAAAGTGAATTCGATAGGAGTTGTATTACTTCGCATCTGCATTCTGGACACAGCGAACTGCCATACCTGCCTCGAATTGGTAGCCAGCCTCATCGGCGCGCAAAAATGCGGCGTTGGTGCCATCCAATTTTAAGTAGCAAGCATACACATTAGATGTCGTGGAGCTCCAGAAGAATGCGGCATCTCCATCTTTGAAATTATTGCGGCTGTAGGCAACGACGTTCCTACCAGTCGGCATAGCGGAGAAGCCAACAGCATCAGAGCCTTCCCAGGATTCAGCCTTGAGAGCCTTGCCTGCAGCGCTCGCTCTTTCTTTTCAAGAAGTCAAGAACTTTTTTTTAAATCGTAATCCAAGTTGGAATAGTCTAACCTAAAACCGTTCTCCATTTTTTATTAGATTTTAACGATGCAGATTCTCGAAAATGAACCGATGAGCAAGCACACATCCTTTAAAGTGGGGGGTGCTGCACGCTATT
This sequence is a window from uncultured Fibrobacter sp.. Protein-coding genes within it:
- the mtgA gene encoding monofunctional biosynthetic peptidoglycan transglycosylase, with the protein product MDKVKLYFGKVKDFFKWFTNTTFAKVTGFIIKWLYRTINFIIRQALLILIIYSAVFSVAASYALYRAFIYGYEIYEGVEELKDTQPEMSKYMEALRDSSPNLQIKHTYVPLDSISPYLRKAVIASEDAGFYFHPGFDVRAIAEALDANQVAGKTKFGGSTITQQLAKNLFLSGERSFNRKFKELAYALLMEHELGKDRILELYLNYAQWGKDIFGCQEACLAYYKKSCSKISVDQAINLAAMLASPGKHHPNMRESQFMAKRRAVIYQNMFPKKDSVLVDSLRQLMAPLPKDSTAKK
- a CDS encoding CHC2 zinc finger domain-containing protein is translated as MTNEELKQFKSAISITSVAQSLGISVSHGRFRCFFPQRHTHGDRTPSVSISEERGYFRCWVCDDVRGDVITLVQLVKDCSFVEALSWLMEQYPFLVPPSARKEMDRVLERAQSSASGRQQALGSSPQNLRSSQSHSSVPEMVRPPEPEEPPLVSEDEHKKIILSFLKRLSPVDNTPAAKWLARRRIYKPVWDKMLLRTISNYEEVNNSLKADFGEEVLKYVGLFNDKGHLRYYKHPLIFPYLDTQRRAFYFQSRAIDNTVVPKELNLRGTVPYPYNMSALDQKPGWVYLCEGVVDTLTFLGQKINAVGIPGVRSFKVEWLNLFKNKNVVLCLDHDEAGRSGMEYIGKLFTQAGIHNVILGEGMENLPTAMKEGEDINDWFGGKK
- a CDS encoding argininosuccinate synthase domain-containing protein translates to MAKKESKKKVVLAYSGGLDTSIIIPWLKENYDCEVIAFAADLGQNDFPDA